The following nucleotide sequence is from Perca flavescens isolate YP-PL-M2 chromosome 20, PFLA_1.0, whole genome shotgun sequence.
TGACTGTATTGCAGCTTCGTCAGTGTATTCAACTACTACATGTTCGTGAAACTTTGAGTTAGGGGCATCTATGCTAATAAATCTGGCAATATCACCATACTGCTTCAAATACTCAACTAGTTTTTTGTTAGACTCTACATCAAGAGATCCACTAATAATAATAGAGTTCTGAACTTTAACGTTAGCGGTCTCAATGACATCCATGGCAGCTTTTATAGTAGTTATGTCGTCACTAGAGCCGCTCGATAAACCCAATTTCTCCTGGCTGGCTCGCCAGAATTATGTAACAACCAGAAGTAATACCTGAATAGCCTCCCTAATATGTGATGGAGAAATAACACTCAATGTGGACCAGCATCTCAGAAGATCTAGATTGCTCGGGAGAAATGGGTATCGGCAGCAAGAGTGAGGAAAGACACAACTCAATAGGTACGTTTGAAGAGGTAAGGAAATAAACTTTAATTCTCTCTCATTCAACCGGTTTTCTtgtgtatattttctttttagaacAGTATtcttctcaaaatatcacaggTGCAACATCACATTATACACAGAACCACCATAAACACccttttactttttctgttaAATTTCATTAAATCTGGTTAAGAATCCACTTGTCAAGTGAGTACTTAGTTGGTTCAATATCCCTATATAGATTCAAGATGTAGCCTAATGCTATGCTAGCTCCATATTATTAGTCAGGCACTCATTAATTTGTATTCatctatattaatgtttaagCTCCTATTTTATAGTGCCTCTAACCACACAAGCGGATTCTCTAAATATTTTGGTACACTTTTCTTTGTATAACCcaaatcaaatatcaataaactaccatatatatataaacatgaaAATGAATCACATGAACCTCAAGGTCACCAATCACAtgaacctgtgcttttcctgtaaCCGTCAGAGTGATGATATAACTGAAcacagtctagaactataacctCAATGACAAATCAATCACTATAGTATTAATAAggaaaatgaccaaaaagttcaGTTCAGTGAGTTACTGGGAGAATCCATCCATTGCGGTGTTGTATTCTTTGAGCATTAAAGTGTAACGTAACAATGTCTGTTTTCTTCAAACTTGTTGTGGGGCAAGCGAAATGTAACTGTCCTACCACTTTTCTCCCTCTATTTCAATATCTCCTCGTTTGAAGGCTCATAGGGTTGGCTCgccactccaggaccagacAATTCTCTATAACAGAGCAGGCTGGGCTGAAGACTCCAatgtctcgtctcgtctcgaatttttatctgaattctcagagtttttatcatgtgtagtccttaaatcagacaaagtacttattgttggtgattttaatatccatgtggacgttgacagcaatagccttactactgctttcaactcattactggattcaatcggtttcagtcagagtgtgcacaaggcgacgcactgttttaaccacaccctcgaccttgtgctggcatatggtattgaaattgaggatttaataatatttccgcagaatctggtattatcagatcattttttaattacttttgaattcttgctacctgaccatactaaaccagatagcagcttctacactagatgcctatctgacagtgctatagctaaatttaaggaaaatattcctacagcattccagtctgtcgtgccttaacataacagaggacctctatgttaacctcagtccctctcaaattgatacatttgtagacggtgctacgacttgcctacggacgaccttagactctgtcgctcctctcaaaaaaagaagacgataaagcaaaggaaattagctccttggtataactcccaaactcgcaaattaaaacaaatctcacgaaacatcgaaagtaagtggcgctccaccaaagtggaggaatcccgtttggaatggcaagacagtctgaaaacctataggaaggccctaagaaaggccagatcagactattactcatcattaatagaagaaaacaagaacaacccaaggtttcttttcagcactgtagccaggctgacagatagccacagctctactgagccatctattcctctagctctcagtagtgatgacttcatgagcttctttaatgataaaattataacaattagagataaaattcatcaccttttgcccttaacttctaacagttcatctttaaatgcaggaccgctagaaagaacgacgactcccgacatatacttggactgcttttatcctatagaccttcaacaattaatgttaaagatatcctcagctaagccgtctacctgtctcttagaccccatcccaacgaggctactcaaagaagcgttacccgtggtaaacacttcattattagatatgatcaacatgtccttactaacaggttatgtaccgcagtcatttaaaattgctgtgataaaacctcttctgaaaaaaacccaccctagatcctgaggtcttagcaaactatagacctatatctaaccttccctttctatccaagatccttgagaaggtggttgctaatcagttatgtgattttctacatagcaacagtctatttgatgattttcaatcaggatttagaaagaatcatagcacagagacggcactggtgaaaattactaacgaccttctaactgctgcagacaaaggacttgtctccattcttgttctactagatcttagtgctgcatttgacactattgaccatactatcctgttacagagactggaacacttagttggcattaaaggaatcgcactaagctggtttaagtcctatttctctgaacgatcccagtttgttaatgttaatgataaaccctccaagcacgctaaagttagccatggcgttcctcaaggctcagtgcttggaccaattctattttccttatatatgcttcctctaggtaatattattaggaaacactcgattaactatcactgttacgcagacgatacccaattatatctgtcaattaagccagatgaaagtggtcagttagcaagacttcaaacgtgtattgaggatataaaatcctggatgacccacaatttcctgatgttaaactcagacaaaactgaagttattgtgataggaccaacgcaccgccgaaccgttttcgaaagatatagttactctggatggtattaccctggcctccagcactgctgtcagaaatctaggagttatttttgatcaggatatatccttcaacgcccacttaaaacaaacctcaagaatagcctttttccatcttcgtaacattgccaaaattaggaatatcctgtctcaaaacgatgctgaaaaactagtccatgcattcgttacttctagactagattactgcaattccttattatcaggttgcccaaataagtccattaagactctccaactgatccagaatgctgcagcacgtgttctgacgagaactaagagaagagatcatatttctcctgtattagcttctctgcattggcttccagtgaaatataggattgaatttaaaatcctccttctgacttacaaagctctaaatggtcaagcaccatcatacttagaagagctcatagtaccttattgtcccactagagcactgcgctcccagaatgcgggggctacttatggttcctagagtctctggaagtagactggggccagggccttcagctatcaggctccagtattatggaaccagctcccagtcggggttcgagaggcagacaccgttaccacatttaggagtaaactgaaaaccctcctctttgataaagcttatagttagggacgaggagttgaagcgtccacctaacccggcccactgcttctcctcgtagtcatcagttttttctatactgtataattaataatcgagcgagagtagagggaggcaggccagtacagcccgatccggttgggggggagttctagcccgaccaggcacctctctttaacctgcctctcttaagttatgctattacaattctagactgccggggaggctgttcctccctaagacacactgagctgctctctcatctctacttgttacttttgtatgcatcctgtcccagaaatgcttgttactaatctagctctggggagtttactccccggagtccttatgtttcttcttcgcagagctatgctctgcgattctctgcatttcccggctgcatcctgctgcgtcctgctgcatccgcagcctccacccgtgctctgcagcgccacgttacatcccgcaacgccctgctgtgatgttcatacgcacagagtagtcaggatccggtataggagactgcactactcagtatgacacgatgtgccctgctatgacatgaacttccacgataaccttcgaagtcaatgtgacttctaatgtgactgttatcaccactgttcatcacgcccccaaccggcccgtcagacactgcctaccaagagtctgggtctgccgaggtttcttcctaaaagggagttttttcttgccactgtcgcaatagccactactaatgcttgctcttgagggaattactgtaattgttggggttttggaatttatagagtgtggtctagacctactctatctgtaaagtgtctcgagataacttttgttatgatttgatactataaataaaattgaattgaaattgaattgaattaaaatcCCCACCACCGCTGAGGACACCCAGGACGAAGTAAGGACGTAAGGGATagccgacaaaaaaaaaagcaaagaaccgatgaagatgatgacgatgatgatgatgatgacgaagaCCTGGCCTTGTATCcacaaagccaaaaaaaaaaaaaagtattactaTATAGTTCAAACATACTTCTTAGAGCCACTACAGCACTGTTGATAATGCTTTTCTATCTTTGAATTAACACATTGTTTCATTCGACTGTaatctgtcaaaaataaaatggtcacTCCCTTAACAACttgtcatgttttcatttctcATTGAAAATGAATAGGGCATCTCTGTAGCAATTACATACACAACTGTTACATAGGTTAGATTCAACTAACTAAACTAGCAAGAGATAAGTCTTATCACAGCAtggtcaataaaacattttaacactaACTCACATAGAACATCATTGCTTAAAAGTTGCATTACCGTGCTACAGCAGACTACAAACATGACAAATTCTAGCAACCACTAGCATGGTTAGCGTTTGCTAGCAccgttagcatggttagcaccGCTAGCGCGCTAGCGCAGTTAGCGCGCTAGCGCTAACGGTCGCTAATGCTAATATTTAATCCAGATTTTACATTAATTCAACAAGCTTCATACTCAACTCACCAAGAATTTTCTTTTGGCAACTAGCAGCAGGATTGTAACCACTACAGgtattggtttaatttgacCATCTATCCTCTGCTCCGTATCTCAAATGCTACTTtggctgaaacaaaaaaaaagcatttcctcttcctgctcaCTTCGACTGATCCACTGAATGGGGGAGGGGTTAACTATAAGGGATTGTTTAAACCCTTTGTTAGATATTAATTATGTCAGTATGGTTGACAAAGAATATTAATCTAAtcacatatatattttaaaataacatactCCCAACACATTAACTTTCAAATAATTCAGTTTTAGTTTAGATCTATTTTATAAGGTTCTGTAACCGGGGTtacatattcagtttactatcacaCATGACAAAAAAAGCAGGCAGCTTAGTTATGTTTGGTAAAGTTCAGTTCCTGACTACATCCTGTTTGATCAAACTGTCAAGTGGAAGTTGGAACAGTAACCGCCACCAGATGATgattatgataataataatgatgttaGTAATAACAATGcgtaacattttattttctctctccacaGAGTCTTTGGCTTCTACAAAGGGATCCTGCCTCCGATTCTGGCAGAGACACCAAAGAGAGCGGTCAAGGTGAGATAAGGATATGAATGTGGATTCACAGAAAACCAGTTAAAGCTTTTAGTGCTATGATGCAATGCTCAGGCTGTTTTACTGCGAACTGCTCTATTGCCATATAAACACACTCCAACCGCACTTGCTCTAATATGATACACACATGTTGATTAAACACCTGAGGTCCGCCGCCATGTCTGCCTCCTCAGCCACTCCTATTTGTTCTGTTGGCCTACTAAATATTGACCTACAAGCATTTACAGCAAGCCTTTCCCTGAGCCTCCATCTTTTGATATATGTTTGTAGGAGTGAAGGCTTATACCATATaatgggggtggtggtggggtgggggggcttATGCCTGGCATGGAGCTGCCCTGTAATGAGATACTGGAGACGAGGATGTgtgaactttaaaaaataagcacTCACACTGAGAAGATGTGGTAATCGCTCACACAGCGAACAAAGCTGGTTGATGGTGAGAAATGTCTGGAGCGAAGGATTAAAGCAAATTAAAGCTCCGATTAAAACACCTCTGCTGGCGTTAATCCCTTTGCTCAGATAAACAAACCAGTGGATGTGTCTCCTTTTCAGAGTGTACATTAGAGCGTTGTCTTTCAACACAGATTGTGGTCCAAGATTTATAGTACGGCTGGATTTTCACCTGCAAGTTGATTTGATACAATGCTCACCCAACTTCCCCTTTCctcctgtgtgtttttaaggtgtgtgtgtgtgtgtgtgtgtgtgtgtgtgtgtgtgtgtgtgtgtgtgtgtgtgtgtgtgtgtgtgtgtacttttacttttactttctgaCAGCTCGTTTATCCTAATCTTCCCTCTGCAGTTCTTCACATTTGAACAATACAAGAAGTTGCTGAATTTGACCCCTTTGTCTCCTGGTTTGGTGAGTctttacacacagaaacacctgAATACACTCTCACctgaaaaataaacatgaacAGGACTAGGAGGTGCATTAGACCAAGTGTAACTAtctatgtctatgtctatgtctaatttgaacatatgtgtcagtggcttgttgatatTTACAATTTCCtgtcctggcctgggacacacattcatacggtttgataaaaggacttattggactttaacttatcattgcactaaaaaggggaaaaaatgcATATCCCATTGTACAGTAATTGTTTTTTGCAATTTTGTCATTCAGTAAAAAAAACCTTATCATTGCaattacaataacgagcgtagcggTCCTCAATTTAGGTGATCCTTTACGTCTCAgctccggtttttcctgcatattgtgtgtgtgtgtgtgtgtgtgtgtgtgtgtgtgtgtgtgtgtgtgtggtcagtcGCGTGGtagaactgagcagcagagagccgacaggattaaAACGGCAGCAGCTTTCAGAGACTTAAACATCGTTACAGtctacattgatgttaaaatctatacaggttggcaggacggtctggaATGTTTTgcagttctactggaacatagggtcagtttcagaaaatatgacagaaagttagttttataagacttacctactgcacctttaagtgaaGAGAGCCTGGAATAACACTTTGGTCAGGTGTTAAACACATATGAAAGCATCCTTGATGGCTAACTAACACTTTCAAATACCGGGTAACTAAATAAaggtataaataaataaagctaaCTAGCAGTCCAGGAACCATCTTAAATTACCAACAATTGGGTCCAATTTATCTTGCATTGCAAAGTATTATGAAAGGAAAATCTAACCAAATGGATTAAACCACATAACAAATGTTAAGTATGATTTATGCTGTAAGATTGTAGTTGTAGTAATATGCATGATTACATATGTCAATGTGATTTTGATTTAGGTTTTCTTAGATTTTAAACAGAACCTGAAAGATCAGTTTCACTTTTAGGAATGATATGTATGAAGTGTGGCATTTAAAGTCAGCTGATCAGGGTGGTACTAATGACCTCATGTTTCTGCCTGAACCTACACTGTCTGAGTTTCATTCCACAGAGCAGCCAGAAGAAAACTTGGGTTTCTACCACTATGTGTAAAGTCAGTGTAACTGGCAGCTTGGCAGGAGCCCTTTTTTATTACAGAggctttgttttgattttatggGCTCCAAGTGTGAGAAAATGTATAGTGATTAGCATGGGCAAATGTAATCCTCCTCAAAACATTACAAGCTAATACAATTGTTACTAGGGGGGTGCAGTCGGTACTGTAATTATCGTGActgttttcatttattaattttctttattcCATCAAATTagatttgaaatgaaacaatTGAGATTTAAGTGCAGGTTTAAAGTTGGGCACacactgtgtgtttttataattCTTGTACATTGCATTAAGTCACCCTaatcttttcaatctcctttttctgcCTGGCCAGAACCTCCAACTTTTATAGTAACTACTTTTGGACTTCCAACCGATCATCTGACAGCCAGATCATTGATCCTTCAGGCAATTAATTGGGTATTGTGACCCTCCTCGCACTGCAAGTCAAACGACAACCGATCTGGCAATGATTGGCCCAATTCCAAAATTAGTTAAGGGCGACCAGTTGAAGATTAAAATCTGGCTTGGTGTGTACTATTTTTACAATTACAAATTAGTAAAACCCAGGGTAAAGTGAATAAGGAGGAGAAcaaccaaaacacatttttaaagatgaAATGCATCACTTAAACCTTAAAGtcattgtttaatttgaaatcCAGTGTTCTGGAGTAAAGCCAACATAATGGCTAATAGCTAACATAAAGCTGTCCTAAAAACACTTCACTGAATGTTCACTCGCTAATTCTGCAGGCCAATAATTTACAAGTGGTATTAATCCGTAACCATTCTGGTTTCTGTTATATTGAGTCAGAGTTTTAAGTTAGACAGATCTTCGTTGCTGGGGTGTGGTCCTCACAACACCACCTATTCAGGTGGCAGCCAAGTGTCAGGTGTGATGGATGGTTTACCTGTGACTCAACGTGGAGGCCACCCTGTCATGGCGCATATCTTGTTTTTACAGCCATTGGTTATCTGTCCCATCCATCATGCTCTCCccttctttctctatctcttcctcttcctcgaGTGCCTCCAACCCCATTTCCCCCAGAGGCCCTCGCGTATCAAGTACTATAATCACATCTGATCATTAGTGCGAGTGAATTACAGATTGGTTCTGAATGACTTTCTCCCTTTCCTATTTAGCGTGGCACAGCTGAATGCCTTCACCCTGATTAATGAGGACACACActgtaataatacaaataagGAATTAAAACCtgcctggctggctggctggctgtgtAAACATTGCGAGGCATGTCTGAGAGGATGGGTCCCGGGGCCCTGACAGCAGGATAAAGAGGCAGGAAGAGTAATGACCTATAGACACGTTCTTGACATGTTCCCATTACGCTTCTCTGTgagcatgcatgcacgcacactcgCATGCAGTCATGTACTGCCCCATGCAAATAGATACAATGTTGTCAGGATTGTACATTATATACATTTGTATACAGGTAGTATACGTGTTAACTCTTCTGGTGGCACAAAATGAAGTGCTTTggttattagattttttttttttttctgaataaagTTTTGCACAGTTTTTAATAATGAATCTTAACCAGTTTGCTACTTTGCTCACATTCCTATTTTCTCTCCTTTCGTTcaccttcctctccctcctggCTGTCATCCAACATTTCGTCAAATGATAACAAACACAGGTGTCTTGTGTCTTCAAACGTTTGTCAAACGACAACAATTACAGGCATGACAGAAACCTTTGTCTATTTTAGACGAGACAAAAATACTCTGGAAAAAAGTTTCTCAAAAACCAAACTGCGATTCAGCATTAGGCTCTTGTAGCGCCGACACGCTTATTGTATACATCAGTTTGTCTATTCTGCTCTGTCTCTACCCAGATATTATCTGCCCATTCTCACTCCTAAATCATGCCCATCTCACCTCCAGGCACTGTCTGTAGCAGGGCTCGGTGCAGGCTTGACTGAGGCTGTCGTCGTCAATCCGTTCGAAGTGGTGAAAGTCAGTCTCCAGGCCAACAGAGACTCCTTTACAGAGGTtgattgaaataaaatcctgtaATTTGTTTCCATAGATTCCCAGTGAGTTTTTTTGCCAGCATGTGACATGTCTTTCTTTTGAATTCACTCTCTCCAATACAGCAACCCTCTTCATTTGCTCAAGCAAGGCGCATAATTAAGTCCGAGGGATTCGGATTCAGGGGCCTGAATAAAGGACTAACATCGACACTGGGACGCCATGGCATTTTCAACATGATCTACTTTGGCTTCTACTTCAATGTCAAGGATGCTATTCCTACCAGCCCGGTAATATGGCAATCAAAATATATGATCACACGCCGACCTGcagtgctgttttttgtttttcggaCAAGTGCAACCCAAGCCAAGTGACAGATACACCACTTCAGCTTTGCTTTGGTGTTTGTCACCTTGACTACACCTAATTTTTGCTAACATTAGGCTATATGATAAGCACATGTCTCAGCCACCTCGCCAGTGGGGAATTGCAAGTGTTAGACAGTATGATTAGTTACCCTGACTACCATGGCAAGGAGGAAGTAAAAATCAGAAAGGAGATTGTAAGATCAGCCCCGCTAATGCCTCGTCTGTTTGCTCGTCATAACATCCTCAAAGTTTCAGATTACACATCCGGCAGCGCCTGATGGCCCAAACAAAAGTTAATTTTGTTTAATGGAAACGTTACCATACGCCAGTTCCACATGTACAAACCGGAGCATTAGATTAACTCCAATGAACTAATTGGAAGCAGACAACTGTACTATTTTCAAGAGAAAGTTACAGTGGGAGGCCAAGCTCTGCtatattttcaacatttttccagtgaCGCATGTTGTACAGAGAAGCAAGTGGTCATCCTCTGAATGATAATTATGTGGCTGGATGACCCAAATAGCTCTCGTCTTAGATTGTGGCCATCGCTTTTGGGAATGATCCATCGGTGTTTATGTTGATGGAATGATCCTGTTTGTGAAAGGCTAACAATTACTATTGTTGAGGCAGAAAGGGATAAATATTGTGGCCTCTGACGGCTTACAGGCTGAGCTGATAGTGGCGTTTCTCCAAAGCCTTTTTGTCAGCACCATGAGCAGTCAGCTTGCAACTCAAACATGTCCATAGTGAAATTAAGCTGGTCAAGCTCAGGCTTCTCTCATATCTCTCTCTACATTAATTGTACAGAGTAGGCAGATAGCACACTGCCATCATTCACAAGTCAATGTGTAAGGGGATGTTAGCTTTAGGCTGTTAGGAAGTGGGTTGATGGGTGTACTTAGGCCGCGGGTATATTACCCCCTTCCCCACATCCCACTTGAAAAAACCAGAAGAAGTGGGATTAGCTGTTGATTTACCTCGGCTCTCAGGGTGTCCAGCCGCTTGAGAAAGGCCTGGACCAGAGAGGCTGCTGTCATTTGTAAAAATATCCCGGCCAATTAGCTGTCGGAGCTCTCCGAGTCTGGGCTTCTTTGGTACAGTAATACCCCTGTGCCGAGTCACAGCCCAATTACCCAAATTGTCCCCATATGCCTCCCCAGTCTGCCTGCATGCACCCTGTTTATAAATTCTCTGTCTTGGCTTCCCAAAGAACATGTGCTTCTGTTCAGCCAATCAAAACGCTGCACCATAGTCAGGAAGCACTAATCTGACCCCCCCGCTACCATAAAATGATCAGGGCTTTAATGCCAGCTTTGCAATCATATGCACAAGCCCCCTCATGCTCTCCctcacatatacatacacataatgCCGGACCATTTATTTTAACTCCATGGCActactttctctctgtttccGTACCTTTTATTTACTACTCATGTTTTGTTCAGTGATATTTAACACCTGGTGCTTACTCTAGAAATCTTTCCAGTTAAGTGGTGCTCTTTGAACGtgcatacttttattttaatccTGTATCTCGTCTTCTTTACCAGGACCCTACCCTGGAGTTCATGAGGAAGTTTGCTATTGGCCTCGTGTCTGGGACCATCTCCTCCTGCGTCAACATTCCCTTCGACGTAGCCAAGAGCCGCATCCAAGGCCCCCAGCCTGTGCCCGGAGAGATCAAGTACCGCACCTGCTTCCAGTCCATGGCACTGGTGTACCGGGAGGAGGGGTACGAACAAGGGGGGGATCAGTAGGGGACCATcagtaaaaaaatgtaaacactgtCACCGAAGCTTCCAAGAATTAATGAGGCACTTTTTCTGCTTGGTTAGCAATTGATAGTTGGTTATCTGCCAAACTGTCTGTCATAAAGGACAAATGTACCAGCTGCAGCTACAAGTTAGCAGGGTTTGATTGTGCGGTGTGAGTTTCCTGCACTAACTACAGGGGAAGTGCATGAATAGCTTGATGCAAAGCTGTGATCCCATGAATGGAAACAAAATAGTGACGTTACATTCCGCGCTGTTTTCACCACGTGTGTGATCATACATTTCTGCAGTCTGtcagacatacagtaaatgttaaCATATTTTCAAGGCTCGGAGAATGGCAGCTCTAAATGGAAGCTTCAAGGAAAAGGtgtatgttatgttagcaaTTGCCCTAGGCTTTCCACTTTCCCCCATGCAGCTCCACTAGACAAGGGCCAGCGAGATGTTTGTAGTTAGTGGACGCAGGAGCCTCGGGGGCTGCTGCAGGAACGGCACTGAAACGTTGTCGTCGCAGGGGTGCATGGATAGTGCCCCCTCCACCACAACCAGTCCCCTGCTCTAACGCAACACAGTCCCAGCTAATTAGTGGTCCCAATGGGAGACGTCGTTAAGCAGACCCTAACGAGCCGCGCGGCGCTCCACGGGTCAATCTAATCAGACAGAGGGCCAGGGAGGAAGTGGGTCGAGCCTTATTAACGCCATCAGTGGCGGGGGCAGGGAGCGGGACAGGGAGCACGAGGCGGAGGCAGGCAGCCACTGATCACCTTGAATGCATTAAGGGGCAGGTACTCGCCAGCGCTGGCCGTTAGACACCAACTATGTACCTGACGGGGTGagagactgtctgtctgtctgtctgtctgtctgcctgcttgGCTGCCTGACAGGCAAGAACTCAGTGCCACACTCCAGCCtgtatgtgtacacacacactcaca
It contains:
- the slc25a21 gene encoding mitochondrial 2-oxodicarboxylate carrier isoform X1; protein product: MTAKKPQSMLREASHQIIAGGSAGLVEICLMHPLDVVKTRFQIQRGTSDPNSYKNLSDCFRTIIRNEGVFGFYKGILPPILAETPKRAVKFFTFEQYKKLLNLTPLSPGLALSVAGLGAGLTEAVVVNPFEVVKVSLQANRDSFTEQPSSFAQARRIIKSEGFGFRGLNKGLTSTLGRHGIFNMIYFGFYFNVKDAIPTSPDPTLEFMRKFAIGLVSGTISSCVNIPFDVAKSRIQGPQPVPGEIKYRTCFQSMALVYREEGYLALYKGLVPKIMRLGPGGAVMLLVYEYVSGWLQRNW
- the slc25a21 gene encoding mitochondrial 2-oxodicarboxylate carrier isoform X2, with protein sequence MHPLDVVKTRFQIQRGTSDPNSYKNLSDCFRTIIRNEGVFGFYKGILPPILAETPKRAVKFFTFEQYKKLLNLTPLSPGLALSVAGLGAGLTEAVVVNPFEVVKVSLQANRDSFTEQPSSFAQARRIIKSEGFGFRGLNKGLTSTLGRHGIFNMIYFGFYFNVKDAIPTSPDPTLEFMRKFAIGLVSGTISSCVNIPFDVAKSRIQGPQPVPGEIKYRTCFQSMALVYREEGYLALYKGLVPKIMRLGPGGAVMLLVYEYVSGWLQRNW